The following proteins come from a genomic window of Mustelus asterias chromosome 1, sMusAst1.hap1.1, whole genome shotgun sequence:
- the LOC144508093 gene encoding LOW QUALITY PROTEIN: uncharacterized protein LOC144508093 (The sequence of the model RefSeq protein was modified relative to this genomic sequence to represent the inferred CDS: inserted 2 bases in 1 codon), producing the protein TEWTQTSGGKTTHVQLDNKVFGVQVREGEKESDFKCCFRVKIDEKGTPFIHLGKGKPDTSKWSPFAPPNDPRIVKVIDVKDLRQTIEIETGYGDTNAWVEWIKYIVESLNKSNCSASGRPITQVAPFPLGWERDRKGMECMLALYQDNTAWGNRTCTSLSLMFPPLEMKDLKTPPAFFATTVNHTSCVSRHGAKLTKNVGELKSCIETENVTGTTRGGNYSLLNVPRADLWWDCGGKVLRSTLPPQWKGTCDIVQLAIPFTLAFEKEKVIKGGRSKRTAIETSFDDRVYLDSIGIPRGVPDEFKARNQIASGFESTLFWWVTINKNVDWINYIYYNQQRFINYTRDLVKGIAEQLDATSRMAWENRMALDMILAEKGGVCVMLGGRCCTFIPNNTAPDGSNTRALQGXLAEEMAENSGVDTSLTGFLENWLGKWKGMVVSVFTSLITVAGLLIAIGCCIIPCVRGLTQRLIETALTKQMSMKGNQKDSMYVLDSDRIDDIDETTGMEKASEIMLKELEGTYETPPQYAEDNKYQPGKKRGTVKNRWECCFCRKTTRLTHSVCVCNKIR; encoded by the exons ACCGAGTGGACACAAACGAGCGGCGGAAAAACTACCCACGTACAGTTAGACAACAAAGTGTTCGGGGTACAAGTAAGagaaggggagaaagaaagtgattTCAAGTGTTGTTTTCGAGTAAAGATAGATGAAAAGGGTACGCCATTTATCCACCTGGGGAAGGGGAAGCCAGATACATCAAAATGGTCACCATTTGCTCCTCCCAACGATCCTAGGATAGTAAAAGTAATAGATGTAAAGGACTTGAGACAGACCATTGAAATAGAGACCGGATACGGGGATACAAATGCCTGGGTAGAATGGATAAAATACATTGTAGAAAGTTTGAACAAAAGCAATTGCTCTGCGTCTGGTAGACCGATAACCCAAGTAGCACCCTTCCCGCTGGGGTGGGAGCGTGACCGGAAGGGCATGGAATGCATGTTAGCCCTGTATCAGGACAACACGGCCTGGGGcaatcgaacctgcacatctttgtcacTAATGTTCCCTCCCCTAGAGATGAAGGATTTAAAGACTCCCCCTGCATTCTTCGCCACTACTGTGAATCACACCTCATGCGTGAGTCGACATGGGGCAAAGCTGACCAAAAATGTGGGAGAGCTGAAGTCATGCATAGAGACTGAGAACGTAACTGGAACAACCAGGGGAGGGAACTACTCATTATTGAATGTTCCCAGAGCGGATTTATGGTGGGACTGCGGAGGAAAAGTACTGAGATCGACCCTACCTCCCCAGTGGAAAGGGACCTGCGATATTGTCCAATTGGCTATACCATTTACCCTGGCATTTGAGAAAGAAAAGGTAATAAAAGGAGGAAGGAGTAAAAGGACAGCGATAGAGACCTCCTTCGATGACCGAGTATACTTAGATTCCATAGGGATACCGAGAGGAGTACCGGACGAATTTAAGGCCCGCAACCAGATTGCATCGGGCTTTGAATCAACTCTCTTCTGGTGGGTCACGATTAACAAAAATGTGGACTGGATAAACTATATCTATTACAACCAACAGAGATTTATTAACTATACTAGAGACCTGGTAAAAGGCATAGCTGAACAACTAGATGCCACCAGTAGAATGGCTTGGGAGAACAGAATGGCTTTAGATATGATTTTAGCCGAGAAAGGAGGCGTGTGCGTGATGTTGGGAGGAAGATGTTGCACTTTTATCCCAAATAACACAGCACCTGATGGATCAAACACTCGGGCACTACAGGG CTTGGCCGAAGAAATGGCCGAGAACTCAGGGGTAGACACGTCTCTTACGGGGTTTTTAGAGAACTGGTTGGGGAAATGGAAAGGCATGGTAGTCTCGGTTTTTACCTCCCTAATCACGGTTGCTGGATTACTAATAGCAATCGGGTGCTGCATTATCCCCTGTGTAAGGGGCCTGACTCAGCGACTGATTGAGACAGCCTTGACAAAACAGATGTCAATGAAAGGAAATCAGAAGGACAGTATGTACGTGTTAGACAGTGATAGGATAGATGATATTGACGAAACCACGGGAATGGAGAAAGCTTCTGAAATAATGCTCAAAGAACTCGAAGGAACATATGAGACCCCTCCCCAGTATGCAGAAGACAACAAATATCAACCAGGGAAAAAAAGGGGAACTGTGAAAAACAGATGGGAATGTTGCTTCTGCAGAAAAACCACAAGACTGACGcatagtgtgtgtgtatgtaataAGATCAGATAA